In Primulina huaijiensis isolate GDHJ02 chromosome 4, ASM1229523v2, whole genome shotgun sequence, a genomic segment contains:
- the LOC140975804 gene encoding uncharacterized protein gives MYKNKETEADMPFSYLGDYVTFLSNEDNICFDVFHKDQERVDIFVLTSSTRTKNEWTVELPHGGRCPPSSSNRRGGYRRCNGEEFEGSYE, from the exons atgtataaaaataaagaaactgAGGCAGACATGCCTTTTTCTTATCTTGGAGATTATGTGACCtttctttcaaacgaagatAA TATTTGTTTTGACGTCTTCCACAAGGACCAAGAACGAGTGGACA TATTTGTTTTGACGTCTTCCACAAGGACCAAGAACGAGTGGACA GTTGAGCTTCCACACGGTGGCAGATGTCCACCATCTTCAAGTAATCGTCGTGGTGGTTATCGTAGGTGCAATGGGGAGGAATTTGAAG GATCATATGAATAA